From one Sphingomonas xanthus genomic stretch:
- a CDS encoding ATP-binding protein: MTTPENMAERNARVARARQLIGEISIPYPPQIELKVALDELRHTAVLTRGRPQRGVHLFGPSFAGKTTAAREHSKHVLATEEHPPGAVPIALATIDPEGSLASVATDILRSLGEPRPDKGSAALRWERVWNSLPERKVQILILDEFQRTTRRPTMSPVIAAKVQDLMEGGLCAVAFLGLEKAHDVFHTASDLSNRLDVPVTMSQLQWADDEDRKMFTDFVSRYDQALADAGIVSLHSGLADDEQQLQLLHEASNGLIGQFCRIVETAAISVVRNKYSCISREDLADAVDDWSIANRRIAYNPFRDGEK; the protein is encoded by the coding sequence ATGACCACCCCCGAGAACATGGCAGAACGAAATGCCCGGGTTGCTCGCGCTCGGCAGCTCATCGGCGAGATCTCGATCCCCTACCCGCCGCAGATCGAGCTCAAGGTCGCACTCGACGAGTTGCGCCACACCGCCGTCCTGACGCGGGGGCGGCCCCAAAGAGGCGTCCACCTCTTCGGCCCGTCGTTCGCGGGTAAAACCACAGCAGCCCGCGAGCACTCCAAGCACGTGCTCGCAACTGAAGAGCATCCGCCTGGAGCGGTTCCGATTGCCCTTGCAACGATCGACCCCGAAGGGTCACTTGCAAGCGTCGCGACGGACATCCTGCGGTCGTTGGGTGAACCCCGCCCGGACAAAGGCTCAGCGGCGCTAAGGTGGGAGCGGGTCTGGAATTCATTGCCCGAACGCAAGGTCCAGATTCTCATCTTGGACGAGTTTCAACGGACTACGCGCCGGCCGACGATGAGCCCGGTGATCGCAGCCAAAGTGCAGGACCTGATGGAAGGAGGACTGTGCGCAGTAGCCTTTCTTGGACTCGAAAAGGCGCATGACGTTTTCCACACCGCGTCCGACCTGTCCAACCGCCTCGATGTACCGGTCACGATGTCCCAGCTGCAGTGGGCCGATGACGAAGACCGGAAAATGTTCACCGACTTCGTCAGCCGGTATGATCAAGCTCTCGCGGACGCGGGCATTGTCTCGCTCCACTCAGGACTTGCCGATGACGAGCAGCAACTGCAGCTGCTTCACGAGGCCTCGAACGGGTTGATTGGCCAGTTTTGCCGCATCGTAGAGACTGCGGCCATCTCAGTGGTCAGGAACAAGTACAGCTGCATCTCGCGCGAGGATCTCGCCGACGCCGTCGATGACTGGTCCATCGCGAACCGTCGGATCGCTTACAATCCGTTTAGAGATGGAGAGAAGTGA
- a CDS encoding ATPase, with amino-acid sequence MRNWIVGFALLGATPVAAEVVSAGPHGFEVRQSANLVVPQADAFAAFTQVAAWWHPDHSYSGDSSRLSLTPRAGGCFCESLENGGGVEHLRVTYVQPGERMVLTGSLGPLLFEGTAGAMDVKVERIAGGSRIVMTYRVAGFANGNGEALAGPVDRVLAEQMKRLRTFAAGGAPKR; translated from the coding sequence TGCGTAACTGGATTGTCGGATTTGCGCTACTCGGTGCGACCCCGGTCGCCGCGGAGGTCGTGAGCGCCGGACCCCATGGGTTCGAGGTACGGCAAAGTGCCAATCTTGTCGTGCCGCAGGCGGATGCCTTCGCCGCCTTCACCCAGGTCGCCGCCTGGTGGCACCCGGATCATAGCTATTCAGGCGACTCCTCGCGCCTGTCGCTCACGCCGCGCGCCGGCGGCTGTTTCTGCGAAAGCCTCGAAAATGGCGGCGGCGTCGAACATCTGCGCGTTACCTATGTCCAGCCCGGCGAGCGCATGGTGCTAACCGGCAGCCTTGGTCCCTTGCTGTTCGAGGGGACGGCTGGCGCAATGGACGTCAAGGTCGAGCGGATCGCGGGCGGATCGCGGATCGTCATGACATATCGCGTCGCCGGCTTCGCCAACGGCAATGGAGAGGCGCTAGCGGGGCCGGTCGACCGGGTCTTGGCGGAACAGATGAAACGGCTCAGGACTTTCGCCGCGGGCGGCGCCCCCAAGCGCTAG
- a CDS encoding dihydrofolate reductase: MVRPPITIVLARAINGVIGKDNDLPWHIPGDLKRFKALTMGSAMIMGRKTFDSLPGILPGRQHIVMTRDDQWSVEGVDVAHDVEGAIALAGESPISVIGGAAIFDLFEPIADKIELTEVIAVVDGDVSMPDLRSSERWREIASEDHMMTADTPGWRTVTLVRA, from the coding sequence ATGGTTCGACCCCCGATCACCATCGTCCTTGCCCGCGCGATCAATGGCGTCATCGGCAAGGATAATGACCTGCCCTGGCATATTCCGGGCGATCTCAAGCGGTTCAAGGCGCTGACCATGGGTTCGGCGATGATTATGGGCCGCAAGACCTTCGACAGCCTTCCGGGCATTCTTCCCGGTCGCCAGCATATCGTCATGACCCGCGATGACCAATGGAGCGTCGAGGGGGTCGATGTCGCTCATGACGTCGAAGGGGCGATCGCGCTGGCAGGCGAGTCGCCGATTTCGGTAATCGGCGGAGCGGCGATTTTCGACCTGTTCGAACCGATCGCCGACAAGATCGAGCTGACCGAAGTGATCGCTGTGGTCGATGGCGATGTCAGCATGCCCGACTTGCGCTCCAGCGAACGGTGGCGGGAAATCGCCAGCGAAGATCATATGATGACCGCCGACACTCCCGGCTGGCGGACCGTGACGCTGGTTCGCGCCTAG
- a CDS encoding TniQ family protein, translating into MPAITPIPGESFNGLLHRWAAANFIDSMLEITRQAGVEYPHVQDVALNERRDLSKIAEITGVPLPELQVRTLPADEDGLTRKLFGVSVRKTDLEVRDRRFAPASLRLSAHHRALWMVRTISFCPETWQYLRSTCHRDQCGVTQQWSSTFGIERCGRCLADLRDSPSDLVPEEEREALHALVDLLSPDPARKRSILATLPASLGEITPDAAYELLIRLMKVVDPSLPAARTNMHLAGPHQLSSAMAQAWRILQSWPEGFVGLAAERIRARVTRDDGNQGESMRFLSLWRNRSQLSDPIARRIVKEISDFIDISDPVNAARFLTLNAAAAAVGLKQSRLSNLRRAGVLRTRFAIRRDRPMAAFCADEIASLNVGFEDRMSIETARAQLGITCHGVEQLVALGLLDEVAHPYFRARYIWVPLSFASLKAFCGRVETEGRPISGPKVPLDMAAKVIGGRLKPWGAMLKMLLDGELDYEFLGGLKTLAKAIHIRTSDVPRLRSIQFDTTSIRPFKFQALMSKRDAADTLNLGPNQATRLLSDHITPRGSRSVVVPIEAVEKLAAKYVSAAELAWLLGLSKTEAYFLAKRCGVPHSRPGGFLRSEAIERLDLPR; encoded by the coding sequence ATGCCTGCGATCACACCGATTCCCGGCGAGTCGTTCAACGGGCTCCTTCATCGCTGGGCCGCAGCCAACTTCATCGACAGTATGCTCGAAATCACTCGACAAGCCGGTGTCGAGTACCCTCACGTGCAGGACGTGGCTCTCAATGAGCGCCGTGACCTAAGCAAGATCGCCGAGATTACGGGTGTACCGTTGCCGGAATTACAGGTTCGCACTTTACCGGCCGATGAGGACGGGCTTACCAGAAAGCTCTTCGGCGTGTCCGTCCGTAAAACTGACCTCGAGGTCCGCGATCGTCGGTTTGCGCCAGCTAGCCTGCGGCTTTCGGCACACCACCGCGCACTCTGGATGGTCCGCACGATCTCGTTTTGCCCGGAAACCTGGCAGTATCTGCGTTCCACCTGCCACCGAGACCAGTGTGGCGTAACACAGCAGTGGAGCAGTACGTTCGGAATCGAGCGTTGCGGTCGCTGTCTCGCTGACCTGCGGGACAGTCCGAGCGATCTTGTCCCCGAAGAGGAGCGAGAGGCACTCCATGCGTTAGTCGACCTTCTCAGCCCCGATCCGGCACGGAAGCGCTCGATACTCGCCACTCTGCCTGCCTCCTTAGGCGAGATCACGCCCGACGCGGCTTACGAGTTGCTGATCAGGCTCATGAAAGTTGTTGACCCGTCGCTGCCGGCCGCACGGACGAACATGCACCTCGCGGGACCGCACCAACTCTCCTCCGCAATGGCTCAGGCGTGGCGCATCCTGCAGTCCTGGCCGGAGGGATTCGTGGGTCTCGCTGCGGAGCGAATCCGGGCCCGTGTTACGCGCGACGATGGCAATCAGGGTGAGAGCATGCGCTTTCTCAGCCTATGGAGAAATCGCTCCCAGCTCTCCGATCCTATTGCCCGTCGTATCGTTAAAGAGATTTCCGACTTCATCGACATTTCCGATCCGGTGAATGCAGCAAGATTCCTCACGCTGAATGCCGCCGCAGCAGCCGTCGGACTGAAGCAATCTCGGCTGTCGAATCTTCGTCGGGCGGGGGTCCTCCGCACTCGCTTCGCGATCCGCCGGGACCGCCCGATGGCAGCATTCTGTGCGGATGAGATCGCCAGCCTCAACGTCGGCTTCGAAGACAGGATGTCGATCGAGACGGCTCGAGCCCAGCTCGGCATCACGTGCCACGGCGTCGAGCAGCTTGTAGCACTCGGTCTCCTTGATGAGGTTGCTCACCCGTATTTCCGTGCCCGGTACATTTGGGTGCCGCTCAGTTTCGCATCACTGAAGGCGTTTTGCGGCCGGGTTGAGACTGAAGGGAGGCCCATCAGCGGACCGAAGGTTCCACTGGACATGGCTGCGAAGGTAATCGGCGGTCGCCTCAAGCCCTGGGGCGCGATGCTGAAAATGCTGCTCGATGGTGAGCTCGACTACGAGTTCTTGGGCGGCTTGAAAACGCTCGCAAAAGCCATACACATCCGAACAAGTGACGTTCCGCGCCTCCGGTCTATCCAGTTCGACACGACCAGCATTCGACCTTTCAAGTTCCAGGCGTTGATGTCGAAGCGAGACGCCGCAGATACCCTAAACCTGGGTCCTAATCAGGCGACAAGGCTGCTCTCCGACCACATAACGCCTCGCGGCTCGCGTTCGGTCGTAGTGCCCATCGAGGCAGTGGAGAAGCTCGCGGCAAAGTACGTCAGTGCAGCTGAACTGGCTTGGCTGCTCGGCCTCTCGAAAACCGAAGCTTATTTCCTAGCGAAGCGCTGCGGCGTTCCCCACTCCCGACCAGGCGGCTTCCTGCGTTCAGAAGCAATCGAACGCCTCGACTTGCCTCGCTAA
- a CDS encoding TIGR02587 family membrane protein, translated as MNNSRARQATTNFDYLVALSRAFAGALIFCVPLLMTMEMWRLGVQLPWWQVAQLSLANLILLFGLSKVSGFEETQDPLDDLLDVFAAYFVASVTAGLVLLLIGEISPSMPLADIIGKIAIQAVPGSFGAMIGSKMLGDSEDIERNQQWRSSMAGQLFLLFAGAIFLSFTIAPTEEVLLISIAMEPGHAIALMLISVLLLHAILYFVGFTGQDRRLTDGHPIAFIKYSLPGYSVVLLACLYLAWSFDHLAGLDPATAVRTLIVLAFPGAIGAGLAKVVI; from the coding sequence ATGAATAACAGCCGCGCCAGGCAGGCCACCACCAACTTCGATTACCTGGTCGCGCTTTCCAGGGCGTTTGCCGGTGCGCTGATTTTCTGCGTGCCGCTGCTGATGACTATGGAGATGTGGCGGCTCGGGGTGCAACTGCCCTGGTGGCAGGTCGCCCAATTGTCGCTCGCCAACCTCATCTTGCTGTTCGGCCTGTCCAAGGTGTCGGGTTTCGAGGAGACGCAGGACCCGCTCGACGACCTGCTAGACGTTTTCGCTGCCTATTTCGTGGCCTCGGTAACCGCAGGTCTGGTCCTGCTCTTGATCGGGGAAATCAGCCCGTCGATGCCCCTGGCGGATATTATCGGGAAAATCGCCATCCAGGCGGTGCCCGGCAGCTTCGGCGCGATGATCGGGTCGAAAATGCTGGGCGACAGCGAGGACATCGAGCGCAACCAGCAGTGGCGGTCGAGCATGGCGGGCCAGCTGTTCCTTCTGTTCGCCGGCGCGATCTTCCTCAGCTTCACCATCGCGCCGACCGAAGAAGTGCTGCTGATCAGCATCGCGATGGAGCCTGGCCATGCCATCGCCCTGATGCTGATTTCGGTTCTGCTGCTCCATGCGATCCTCTATTTCGTCGGCTTCACCGGCCAGGATCGACGATTGACCGACGGTCATCCCATCGCCTTCATCAAATACAGCCTCCCCGGCTATTCGGTCGTCCTGCTTGCGTGCCTCTATCTTGCCTGGAGTTTCGACCATCTCGCCGGTCTCGACCCGGCGACGGCGGTGCGCACGCTGATCGTGCTGGCCTTTCCCGGCGCGATCGGTGCCGGCCTTGCCAAGGTGGTAATCTGA
- a CDS encoding FAD-binding oxidoreductase, producing MSQAELIAEVLRDHGPQSVVTDPRDIEPWLSDWRGRWHGAASAILQPANTAEAASIVAKAAAHRVALVAQGGNTSMVGGATPPADGSALILSLRRMNRIDAIDPVALRCTAEAGVILESLHAAVAEHGLRFPLTLGAKGSATIGGLVSTNAGGTQVLRFGTMRALVDGIAAVLPDGSIHDGLSKLKKDNRGPSIDQLLIGAEGTLGIITQVRLKLVPAVAARAVAWLGLSSPQAAIDVLRALEAGTDRIEGFELLPRESLDAAIAQINGVRPPLATPHPWHVLVEATVDRGTDETPESLLGRLLAPMVDRGLVGDAAISANEAQAQAFWRIRDSLSEAERKAFGAATQHDISVPVEAMPAFLEQATRTLEQAFPGVQASGFGHLGDGNIHFHVRAGSRGGPGWLEREGEAVSRLVHDLVVEAGGSISAEHGIGQMKRGELARLHPGRVRTLRALKAGLDPEGIMNPGKLI from the coding sequence ATGAGCCAGGCCGAACTGATCGCAGAAGTGCTTCGCGACCATGGCCCGCAGTCCGTGGTGACCGACCCTCGGGACATTGAGCCTTGGCTTAGCGATTGGAGGGGCCGTTGGCATGGGGCCGCAAGCGCGATCCTCCAGCCCGCCAATACCGCTGAAGCAGCCTCGATCGTCGCCAAGGCGGCGGCGCATCGCGTGGCCCTCGTTGCCCAAGGGGGGAACACGTCGATGGTGGGCGGTGCGACACCTCCCGCGGACGGGTCCGCGCTGATCCTCTCGCTGCGCCGAATGAACCGGATCGACGCGATCGACCCAGTGGCCCTACGCTGCACGGCTGAAGCTGGAGTGATCCTGGAGTCGCTGCATGCCGCCGTTGCCGAACATGGCCTGCGCTTCCCGCTGACGCTGGGCGCGAAGGGCAGCGCAACCATCGGCGGACTGGTGTCGACCAATGCCGGCGGCACCCAGGTGCTGCGGTTCGGGACCATGCGGGCACTGGTCGACGGGATCGCGGCAGTGCTACCCGACGGCAGCATCCATGACGGCCTGTCGAAGCTCAAGAAGGACAATCGCGGGCCAAGCATCGATCAGCTGCTGATTGGCGCCGAAGGAACCCTTGGCATCATCACGCAGGTCCGTCTCAAGCTGGTTCCAGCGGTGGCGGCGCGCGCCGTGGCCTGGCTCGGGCTCTCCAGTCCCCAGGCCGCGATCGACGTGCTGAGGGCGCTTGAGGCCGGGACCGACCGGATCGAGGGGTTCGAGCTGCTACCACGGGAGTCGCTCGACGCCGCAATCGCGCAGATCAACGGAGTGCGGCCGCCGCTGGCGACGCCGCATCCTTGGCACGTGCTAGTCGAAGCCACCGTCGATCGCGGGACCGACGAAACTCCGGAAAGCCTGCTCGGCCGCCTTCTTGCGCCGATGGTCGATCGCGGCCTGGTCGGCGACGCCGCCATTTCCGCCAATGAGGCGCAGGCGCAGGCCTTTTGGCGGATCCGGGACAGCCTGTCCGAAGCCGAGCGCAAGGCCTTTGGCGCGGCGACCCAGCACGACATCAGCGTTCCAGTCGAGGCGATGCCGGCCTTCCTTGAACAGGCGACCCGGACGCTCGAGCAGGCATTTCCGGGAGTGCAGGCTTCGGGTTTCGGCCATCTTGGCGACGGCAACATCCACTTTCACGTGCGTGCCGGAAGCCGCGGCGGTCCCGGCTGGCTGGAACGGGAAGGCGAGGCGGTCAGCCGGCTGGTCCACGACCTCGTCGTCGAGGCTGGCGGATCGATCAGCGCCGAACATGGCATCGGCCAGATGAAACGGGGCGAACTGGCGCGGCTCCATCCGGGCCGGGTGAGGACCTTACGCGCCCTCAAGGCCGGGCTCGACCCGGAAGGGATCATGAACCCCGGCAAGCTCATCTAG